One window of Nocardia sp. NBC_00508 genomic DNA carries:
- the gltX gene encoding glutamate--tRNA ligase codes for MTEVRVRFCPSPTGTPHVGLIRTALFNWAYARHHGGTFVFRIEDTDVARDSEESYRAIIDALRWLGLTWDEGPEVGGPYEPYRQSQRKDLHLDVVQRLLESGEAYESFSTPEEVEARHQAAGRDPKLGYDNYDRDLTPEQIEEYRVAGRPAVIRLRMPDEDLSWHDLVRGETTFKAGSVPDFALTRGNGDPLYTLVNPVDDALMRITHVLRGEDLLSSTPRQLALYGALRRIGVTDFTPEFGHLPFVMGQGNKKLSKRDPESNLFAHRDRGFIPEGLLNYLALLGWGLSEDRDVFTMAEMVEAFDISKVNSNPARFDQKKADALNAEHIRLLEPGDFTHRLREYLTEHGHIGAEIDEKVFTAAAGLVQTRIVVLADAWELLRFLFAPADEFAIDPAAGAKNLGTDATEVLQAAITALTPLTEWTTAAIEEALKKALIDDLGLKPRKAFAPVRVAVTGSHISPPLYESLELLGRDVTLERLGSALSWTAPDHASS; via the coding sequence ATGACTGAAGTACGGGTCCGATTCTGCCCGTCGCCGACCGGAACACCGCACGTCGGCCTGATCCGGACGGCGCTGTTCAACTGGGCCTACGCCCGCCATCACGGTGGCACATTCGTCTTTCGTATCGAAGACACCGATGTCGCACGCGATTCCGAGGAGTCCTACCGGGCGATTATCGACGCACTGCGCTGGCTCGGCCTGACTTGGGACGAGGGCCCCGAGGTCGGTGGGCCCTATGAACCGTATCGCCAGTCACAGCGAAAAGATCTCCATCTGGACGTGGTTCAGCGTTTGCTGGAGTCCGGGGAGGCGTATGAATCGTTTTCCACGCCAGAGGAAGTCGAGGCTCGCCACCAGGCTGCTGGACGCGATCCGAAGCTCGGTTACGACAACTACGACCGCGACCTGACGCCCGAGCAAATCGAGGAGTACCGAGTCGCGGGGCGCCCTGCCGTGATCCGGCTGCGCATGCCCGACGAGGACCTTTCCTGGCACGATCTGGTGCGCGGCGAGACCACCTTCAAGGCGGGCTCCGTCCCGGACTTCGCGCTCACCCGCGGCAACGGCGACCCGCTGTACACCCTGGTCAACCCGGTCGATGACGCGCTGATGCGGATCACCCACGTGCTGCGCGGTGAGGACCTGCTCTCCTCGACCCCGCGACAGCTGGCGCTGTATGGCGCGCTGCGCCGGATCGGGGTAACCGATTTCACGCCGGAGTTCGGTCATCTGCCCTTCGTCATGGGGCAGGGCAACAAGAAGTTGTCCAAGCGTGATCCGGAGTCCAATCTGTTCGCCCACCGCGACCGAGGATTCATCCCCGAGGGTTTGCTGAATTATCTCGCGCTACTCGGCTGGGGCCTCTCCGAGGACCGGGACGTATTCACGATGGCGGAGATGGTCGAAGCCTTCGATATTTCGAAAGTGAATTCGAACCCGGCCCGATTCGACCAGAAGAAGGCGGACGCGCTCAACGCCGAACACATCCGATTGCTGGAGCCGGGCGATTTCACCCACCGGCTTCGGGAGTATCTCACCGAACACGGCCATATCGGCGCGGAAATCGATGAGAAGGTCTTCACCGCGGCGGCCGGGCTCGTGCAGACCAGGATCGTGGTGTTGGCGGACGCCTGGGAACTGTTGCGTTTCTTGTTCGCACCGGCGGATGAGTTCGCGATCGACCCCGCCGCGGGCGCCAAGAATCTCGGTACCGATGCCACCGAGGTATTGCAGGCCGCTATTACCGCGTTGACGCCGTTGACGGAGTGGACTACCGCGGCGATCGAAGAGGCGCTGAAAAAGGCGCTGATCGATGATCTGGGACTCAAACCGCGCAAAGCCTTCGCGCCGGTGCGAGTCGCGGTGACCGGATCGCATATCAGCCCGCCGCTGTACGAGTCGCTGGAACTGCTCGGCCGTGACGTAACTCTGGAGCGGCTGGGCTCGGCGCTGAGTTGGACCGCACCGGACCACGCGTCGTCCTGA
- a CDS encoding MFS transporter — protein MTTAIQIDEVRRWSMLGLGVFAQASSSIFIHGVPFLLPALTDRGMPLATAGLLVAMPTIGLVCTLIAWGYVVDRIGERKVLVGGPLLMLAAGCAAAATTDDITLGTLLFLGGVGAASTNGASGRVIVGWFPPHRRGLAMGIRQTAQPLGVGVAALAIPAVAAAHGVPAAILVPALMAGLAALGCLTGIVDPPRPAASAADPALRANPYRDATLWRIHLVSVLLVVPQGTVWTFALLWLHRDVGWSLAAAGALVTVTQILGALGRIGAGAWSDRVGSRMGPLRTVAAAAVLAMAGLALTAWTHWWWAAIPLLIAASVITVSDNGLAFTAVAEMAGPYWSGRGLGIQNTGQNLAMAAIPPVSGALITASGFPAAFLLAAAAAAAAAPLVPADPK, from the coding sequence ATGACGACCGCGATCCAGATCGACGAGGTTCGGCGCTGGTCCATGCTCGGCCTCGGCGTCTTCGCACAAGCCTCCAGCTCGATCTTCATCCACGGTGTCCCGTTCTTGCTTCCCGCGCTGACCGACCGCGGCATGCCGCTGGCTACCGCGGGCCTGCTGGTGGCCATGCCGACCATTGGGCTGGTGTGCACGCTCATCGCGTGGGGCTACGTGGTCGACCGGATCGGCGAGCGCAAGGTGCTGGTCGGCGGCCCGCTGCTGATGCTGGCGGCGGGATGCGCCGCGGCGGCGACCACCGACGACATCACTTTGGGCACGCTGCTGTTCCTCGGCGGCGTCGGCGCGGCAAGTACCAACGGCGCCAGCGGCCGGGTGATCGTCGGCTGGTTCCCACCGCATCGGCGGGGGCTGGCGATGGGTATCCGGCAGACCGCGCAGCCGCTCGGCGTCGGCGTCGCCGCGTTGGCGATTCCCGCGGTGGCCGCTGCGCACGGTGTGCCCGCGGCTATCCTGGTCCCGGCGCTCATGGCGGGCCTGGCGGCCCTGGGCTGCCTGACCGGCATCGTCGACCCGCCGCGCCCGGCGGCTTCCGCGGCCGATCCGGCCTTGCGCGCCAACCCTTATCGCGACGCCACGCTGTGGCGCATCCATCTGGTCTCGGTGCTGCTGGTCGTCCCGCAGGGCACCGTGTGGACGTTCGCGCTGCTGTGGCTGCACCGCGACGTCGGTTGGTCACTGGCCGCCGCGGGCGCGCTGGTGACGGTCACCCAGATTCTCGGCGCGCTCGGCCGCATCGGCGCGGGCGCGTGGTCGGATCGGGTCGGTAGCCGGATGGGCCCGCTTCGCACGGTCGCCGCTGCCGCCGTGCTCGCGATGGCGGGGCTGGCCCTGACCGCGTGGACCCACTGGTGGTGGGCCGCCATCCCGCTGCTGATCGCCGCATCGGTGATCACCGTCTCCGACAACGGATTGGCCTTCACCGCGGTCGCCGAAATGGCGGGCCCCTACTGGAGCGGCCGCGGCCTCGGCATCCAGAACACCGGGCAGAACCTGGCCATGGCCGCCATCCCTCCGGTATCCGGCGCCCTCATCACCGCAAGCGGCTTCCCCGCCGCCTTCCTGCTCGCGGCCGCCGCAGCGGCAGCCGCAGCCCCACTGGTACCCGCCGACCCGAAATAG
- a CDS encoding DUF5302 domain-containing protein, translating to MNRPGISAREDALRGRDDEEQAMADSDKSNGSDEVKRKFREALERKNQQHARAADHLDGRSKASATHGTAAHKREFRRKSG from the coding sequence ATGAATCGGCCGGGCATCAGCGCCCGCGAGGACGCGCTGCGCGGCCGCGACGACGAGGAGCAGGCGATGGCGGATTCGGATAAGTCCAATGGCTCCGACGAGGTGAAGCGCAAATTCCGGGAGGCACTGGAGCGCAAGAACCAGCAGCACGCCCGCGCGGCCGACCACCTCGACGGACGGTCCAAGGCGTCCGCGACACATGGCACGGCAGCCCACAAGCGGGAATTCCGGCGCAAGAGCGGGTAG
- a CDS encoding 3-isopropylmalate dehydrogenase produces MKLAVIPGDGIGPEVIAEALKVLDVVVPGVEKTEYDLGARRYHATGEILPDSVLPELKQHDAILLGAIGDPSVPSGVLERGLLLRTRFALDHHVNLRPSKLFPGVTSPLSGNPDIDFVVVREGTEGPYTGTGGAIRVGTPHEVATEVSTNTRFGIERVVRYAFAKAQTRRKHLTLVHKNNVLTFAGSLWQRTVDEVAAEFPDVTTAYQHIDAATIHLVNDPGRFDVIVTDNLFGDIITDLAAAVSGGIGLAASGNIDASGTNPSMFEPVHGSAPDIAGQSKADPTAAILSVSLLLNHLGDTEAATRIESAVAKDLASRSGSASTVEIGDRIAASV; encoded by the coding sequence ATGAAGCTTGCTGTCATCCCGGGTGACGGGATCGGGCCCGAGGTCATCGCCGAGGCGCTCAAGGTGCTCGACGTGGTCGTGCCCGGTGTCGAGAAGACCGAATACGATCTCGGCGCGCGGCGCTACCACGCGACCGGCGAGATCCTGCCGGACTCGGTGCTGCCCGAGCTGAAGCAGCACGACGCGATCCTGCTCGGCGCGATCGGCGATCCGTCGGTGCCCAGCGGCGTGCTGGAACGCGGCCTGCTGCTGCGCACCCGGTTCGCGCTGGATCACCACGTGAACCTGCGGCCGTCCAAACTGTTCCCCGGCGTGACCAGCCCGCTGTCGGGCAACCCCGACATCGACTTCGTGGTGGTGCGCGAAGGCACCGAGGGCCCCTACACCGGCACCGGCGGCGCGATCCGCGTCGGCACCCCGCACGAGGTGGCGACCGAGGTCAGCACCAACACCCGGTTCGGCATCGAGCGCGTGGTGCGCTACGCCTTCGCAAAGGCGCAGACCCGGCGCAAGCACCTCACGCTGGTGCACAAGAACAATGTGCTCACCTTCGCCGGCTCGCTCTGGCAGCGCACCGTGGACGAGGTCGCGGCCGAGTTCCCCGATGTCACAACGGCTTACCAGCACATCGACGCGGCGACCATCCACCTGGTCAACGATCCGGGCCGGTTCGACGTGATCGTCACCGACAACCTCTTCGGCGACATCATCACCGACCTGGCCGCCGCCGTGAGCGGCGGCATCGGCCTGGCCGCGAGCGGCAATATCGACGCCTCCGGGACGAACCCGAGCATGTTCGAGCCGGTGCACGGCAGCGCCCCCGATATCGCGGGCCAGTCCAAGGCCGACCCGACTGCCGCGATCCTCTCGGTGTCGCTACTGCTCAACCACCTCGGCGACACCGAGGCGGCCACCCGCATCGAGTCGGCCGTCGCCAAGGACCTCGCGTCCCGCTCCGGCTCCGCGTCGACGGTGGAGATCGGCGACCGCATCGCTGCCAGCGTCTGA
- a CDS encoding fumarylacetoacetate hydrolase family protein has translation MRLGRVASPDGVAFVSIEGDVSDSAGRNGAGSAIAKEIAEHPFGTPTFTGRSWPLADVRLLAPILASKVVCVGKNYAAHAAEMGGPAPEDPVIFLKPNTAIVGPNAPIILPPSASQVDYEGELAVVIGRPCKEVPAARALDVVLGYTVANDVTARDQQRHDGQWTRAKGYDTFCPLGPWIETSMDPSDLEIVTELGGEVRQRSRTSLLLHDIPKLIEWVTTVMTLLPGDVILTGTPEGVGPMTDGQQVSVTIDGIGTLTNPVAAKR, from the coding sequence ATGCGTCTAGGTCGAGTTGCCAGTCCCGATGGGGTCGCCTTCGTCAGCATCGAAGGCGACGTAAGTGACAGCGCGGGCCGGAATGGGGCGGGGTCGGCGATCGCCAAGGAGATCGCGGAACACCCGTTCGGCACACCGACGTTCACCGGCCGGAGCTGGCCGCTGGCCGACGTGCGGTTGCTTGCCCCGATCCTGGCCAGCAAGGTGGTCTGCGTGGGCAAGAACTATGCCGCTCACGCCGCCGAGATGGGCGGTCCCGCACCCGAAGACCCGGTCATCTTCCTCAAGCCGAACACCGCGATCGTCGGTCCGAACGCCCCGATCATCCTGCCGCCCAGCGCCTCTCAGGTCGACTACGAAGGAGAGCTCGCCGTCGTCATCGGCCGCCCGTGCAAGGAGGTGCCCGCCGCCCGCGCGCTGGACGTCGTCCTCGGCTATACCGTCGCCAACGACGTGACCGCCCGCGACCAGCAGCGCCACGACGGCCAGTGGACCAGGGCGAAGGGCTACGACACGTTCTGCCCGCTGGGTCCGTGGATCGAAACCTCCATGGACCCTTCGGATCTGGAGATCGTCACCGAGCTCGGCGGCGAGGTGCGGCAACGCAGCCGCACTTCGCTTCTGCTGCACGACATTCCGAAGCTGATCGAGTGGGTCACCACCGTGATGACGCTGCTGCCCGGTGACGTCATCCTCACCGGCACCCCGGAGGGCGTCGGCCCGATGACGGACGGGCAGCAGGTGTCGGTGACCATCGATGGCATCGGAACGCTCACCAATCCCGTTGCCGCCAAACGCTGA